One segment of Marvinbryantia formatexigens DSM 14469 DNA contains the following:
- a CDS encoding extracellular solute-binding protein codes for MKKKAVLLLTLALSAASILPVSASDGEQKTLTMWTIATEGDANHEAFGKAIEEYEAEHPDIHIEMEAFENESYKTKIKASVAANELPDIYFTWGGGFSSAFVEAGKAMELDSYYETYKDELPESTLKYATYDDKLYGVPYVVSISGIFYNKPMFEEYNLEEPKTWDELINVCQTFLDNGITPFGVSVKEAWVMAMFNDALTLKCVGDEKINAAFTRSGQSYLDEEFLDAAKKLEQLITMGAFSESAAGISNDEAVALFTNGTVPMFVTGAFLEGSLLQAENPDDFGFMLFPVCSDNAVLTDSMGGSADMLMVNPGTENPDEAANAAFEIAKLVSKYGYMSGAGIAAWKVDYEVENQSSISKTMSDCINESTSLTVWSGSLMEAEDYTEYQALLQQFFVGDLTAEDFVEAMDAQLNQ; via the coding sequence ATGAAGAAAAAAGCGGTGTTATTATTGACTCTGGCACTTAGTGCGGCAAGCATTCTGCCTGTATCAGCCAGCGATGGAGAGCAGAAAACACTTACCATGTGGACGATTGCGACGGAAGGAGATGCCAACCATGAGGCATTTGGAAAAGCAATCGAGGAGTATGAAGCGGAGCATCCGGATATTCATATCGAGATGGAGGCTTTTGAAAACGAATCATATAAAACAAAAATCAAAGCTTCCGTGGCGGCAAATGAACTGCCGGATATTTATTTTACATGGGGCGGAGGCTTTTCTTCAGCGTTTGTGGAAGCGGGAAAAGCAATGGAACTGGATTCCTACTATGAGACATATAAGGATGAGCTCCCGGAAAGCACCTTAAAATATGCTACCTACGATGATAAGCTGTATGGGGTTCCTTATGTGGTATCTATTTCCGGAATATTCTATAATAAACCGATGTTTGAAGAATACAATCTGGAGGAGCCGAAAACCTGGGATGAGCTGATCAATGTGTGCCAGACCTTCCTGGACAACGGTATTACACCGTTTGGCGTGAGCGTAAAGGAAGCGTGGGTAATGGCAATGTTTAACGATGCGCTGACGCTCAAATGCGTGGGCGACGAGAAAATTAACGCCGCTTTTACGAGAAGCGGGCAGAGCTATCTGGACGAAGAATTTCTGGATGCCGCAAAGAAGCTGGAGCAGTTAATTACAATGGGCGCATTCAGCGAGAGCGCGGCGGGAATTTCCAATGATGAAGCAGTTGCTTTGTTTACAAACGGCACAGTCCCGATGTTTGTTACGGGCGCATTCCTGGAAGGGTCGCTTCTGCAGGCAGAGAACCCGGATGACTTCGGTTTCATGCTGTTCCCGGTGTGCAGTGACAATGCGGTGCTGACCGATTCGATGGGCGGCTCGGCGGATATGCTGATGGTAAATCCGGGAACGGAAAATCCGGACGAGGCAGCGAACGCGGCATTTGAAATCGCAAAGCTTGTTTCAAAATACGGGTATATGTCCGGAGCGGGCATCGCGGCATGGAAAGTAGATTATGAGGTGGAAAACCAGAGCTCTATTTCGAAAACAATGAGTGACTGCATCAACGAATCCACTTCGCTGACCGTATGGTCCGGCAGTCTTATGGAAGCGGAGGATTACACGGAATATCAGGCGCTGCTCCAGCAATTCTTTGTAGGAGACCTGACGGCGGAGGATTTTGTGGAGGCAATGGATGCCCAACTGAATCAGTAA
- a CDS encoding ABC transporter ATP-binding protein — MEPLLQAEHITICYNGKPVVKDVSFNVDAGEILGVVGESGSGKSTIIKAVMGLLGGGGMVTEGDIWYKGRNVVDMPSEELRKILGPEIGMVFQDCKAALCPIRTVGAQIYESISEHERVTKKQVYERAGEVMQKIGLTDPQRIMDSYPFELSGGMNQRVGICAAMMMKPALLLADEPTSALDVTVQAQVIREMKLMRETYGTAMILVTHNIGVVKAMADRVLVLQNGEMRDYGPTDCVLNHPENAYTKKLMDSVLHLRRNA, encoded by the coding sequence ATGGAACCATTGCTGCAGGCGGAACATATTACAATATGTTATAACGGGAAACCGGTTGTAAAGGACGTCAGTTTCAACGTGGACGCCGGGGAGATACTTGGCGTTGTCGGTGAATCGGGAAGCGGGAAAAGTACGATTATAAAGGCTGTTATGGGCTTGCTGGGCGGAGGCGGCATGGTGACGGAAGGCGATATCTGGTATAAAGGGCGGAATGTAGTGGATATGCCATCAGAAGAGCTGCGTAAGATTCTGGGACCGGAAATCGGTATGGTATTTCAGGATTGCAAGGCGGCGCTCTGCCCGATCCGGACAGTGGGAGCGCAGATATACGAGAGCATCTCGGAGCATGAGCGCGTCACGAAAAAGCAGGTGTACGAGCGTGCGGGTGAGGTGATGCAGAAAATCGGGCTGACAGACCCACAGCGGATAATGGACAGCTATCCGTTTGAATTATCCGGCGGTATGAACCAGCGTGTCGGTATCTGCGCCGCAATGATGATGAAGCCTGCTCTGCTTCTGGCGGACGAACCGACGAGCGCGCTGGATGTGACGGTTCAGGCGCAGGTAATAAGGGAAATGAAGCTGATGCGGGAGACATACGGCACGGCGATGATTCTGGTCACACACAATATCGGTGTTGTAAAAGCGATGGCGGACCGGGTCCTGGTTCTTCAAAATGGGGAAATGAGAGACTATGGTCCGACAGATTGCGTACTAAACCATCCGGAAAATGCATACACGAAAAAGCTGATGGATTCCGTGCTGCATCTGCGCAGAAACGCGTAG
- a CDS encoding class I SAM-dependent methyltransferase, producing the protein MNQNWNAEKYSSDFSFVHEYGNDVISLIDLKNARSVLDLGCGNGALSKVLAEKGLIVTGMDASEDMLAVARKNCPGIRFHRADATDFTLEESVDAVFSNAVFHWIDKSRQEDMMRCVYQALNDGGQFVFEMGGIGNNRLIHTALAQEFTKLGYTYTMPFYFPSIGEYAAMLEKTGFTVRCAVLFDRPTRLNGADGLTDWIKMFVKNPFVNVTEDDRQVILKKAVSALAPALFKDGVWYSDYVRLRMKAVKENTGNSILV; encoded by the coding sequence ATGAACCAGAACTGGAATGCGGAAAAATATTCTTCCGATTTTTCCTTTGTGCATGAATATGGCAACGATGTTATTTCACTGATTGATCTGAAAAACGCCCGCAGCGTTCTGGACCTTGGCTGTGGGAACGGCGCGCTTTCAAAAGTTCTCGCAGAAAAGGGGCTTATCGTCACTGGAATGGATGCCTCGGAGGACATGCTCGCAGTTGCACGGAAAAACTGCCCCGGCATCCGTTTTCACCGCGCCGATGCTACTGATTTTACTCTGGAGGAAAGCGTGGACGCTGTTTTTTCAAATGCAGTATTTCACTGGATTGATAAGAGCCGCCAGGAAGATATGATGCGCTGTGTTTACCAGGCTTTAAATGACGGCGGACAGTTTGTATTTGAAATGGGCGGAATTGGCAATAACCGGCTCATTCATACCGCTCTGGCACAGGAATTTACAAAACTGGGGTATACGTACACCATGCCGTTTTATTTTCCTTCTATCGGGGAATATGCTGCCATGCTGGAAAAAACGGGCTTTACCGTGCGCTGCGCTGTCCTCTTTGACCGCCCGACCAGGCTGAACGGTGCAGATGGACTGACCGACTGGATAAAGATGTTTGTGAAAAATCCCTTTGTAAACGTTACGGAAGATGACCGGCAGGTTATCTTAAAAAAAGCGGTAAGCGCTCTGGCTCCCGCTTTATTTAAAGATGGTGTATGGTATTCCGACTATGTACGGCTGCGGATGAAGGCTGTAAAAGAGAACACAGGCAATTCTATCCTGGTATAA
- a CDS encoding ABC transporter substrate-binding protein — MKMKKMTAALLASVMAFGFCGSTVQCEEQETAVENAGEEITITDMIGREVSVTPGSYERVVCVGAGALRMYSYIGDVNLLCGVEDIDNTTLEERPEMFDSVARPYVLAYEEVFSMLPSCGVGGPMAQAAEAEKILSCEPDIVISEFEDVEKEDALQEQLGVPVITLKAGSKGVFDEAFSGSMELLGVLFGEEERAEELIAYVEAEAAEITSRTADIAEEDKPAVYICGLGNWGTTDHLMTAENFVSLNIANVKNVLSGTGMEGIQPIEEEKFVELGEDMDIIIMDAAAVKNIIPLYQEDPTMFDTCKAWNNGEVYLEMAYNAYYTNFEIALCNSWFVAKTVYPELFEDVDMMEKTNEITNMFLGQELAEEIFACPSSFGGYQKIDTATFFGEN; from the coding sequence ATGAAGATGAAAAAAATGACAGCCGCTCTGCTGGCTTCTGTAATGGCGTTTGGCTTTTGCGGCAGTACCGTGCAGTGCGAGGAGCAGGAAACTGCGGTGGAGAATGCGGGAGAAGAGATTACCATTACCGATATGATCGGCAGAGAGGTGTCGGTTACGCCTGGAAGTTATGAGAGGGTGGTATGCGTCGGCGCAGGCGCGCTGCGCATGTACAGCTATATAGGTGATGTGAATTTGCTGTGCGGTGTGGAGGACATTGATAACACGACGCTGGAGGAACGCCCGGAGATGTTCGATTCCGTGGCAAGACCGTATGTTCTTGCTTATGAGGAGGTATTCAGTATGCTTCCGTCCTGTGGTGTGGGAGGTCCGATGGCGCAGGCGGCTGAAGCGGAAAAAATCCTGTCATGCGAACCGGATATTGTGATTTCTGAGTTTGAGGATGTGGAGAAGGAGGACGCGCTGCAGGAGCAGCTTGGCGTTCCGGTCATTACGCTGAAAGCAGGCTCAAAAGGCGTGTTTGATGAAGCGTTTTCCGGTTCTATGGAACTGCTTGGCGTTCTGTTTGGAGAAGAGGAAAGAGCGGAAGAACTTATTGCATATGTTGAAGCAGAGGCGGCAGAAATTACATCCAGAACGGCGGATATTGCGGAGGAAGATAAACCGGCTGTATATATTTGCGGACTTGGCAACTGGGGAACAACCGATCATCTGATGACTGCGGAAAACTTTGTCTCCCTGAATATCGCAAACGTGAAAAATGTTCTGAGCGGTACGGGGATGGAAGGTATCCAACCGATTGAAGAGGAGAAATTCGTGGAGCTGGGAGAAGATATGGATATCATCATTATGGATGCGGCTGCGGTCAAAAATATTATTCCGCTGTATCAGGAGGACCCGACCATGTTTGATACCTGCAAGGCATGGAACAACGGCGAGGTTTATCTGGAAATGGCGTATAATGCGTACTATACCAACTTTGAAATTGCTCTGTGCAACAGTTGGTTTGTTGCAAAGACAGTCTATCCGGAGCTGTTTGAGGATGTTGACATGATGGAAAAGACAAACGAAATTACCAATATGTTTCTGGGTCAGGAGCTGGCGGAGGAAATCTTTGCATGCCCGTCAAGCTTCGGCGGATATCAGAAGATTGATACGGCAACTTTCTTTGGAGAGAATTAA
- the nikB gene encoding nickel ABC transporter permease, whose translation MRKYVIRRLLQLIPILIGITFLSFGMMRLAGGDAVTYMYENAGTAVSQEIIDAARAEYGLDKPFLVQYAAWLGGMLTGDMGESYVSHKDVFDTFVSKLPATMLLTLSSIILTVLIAVPLGILSAVKHNRWVDYVIRFLSFIGNSMPNFFAALVLMYFLSIRLQIFPVITTDNLALSLVLPTLTLALSMASKYTRQVRATVLEELNKDYVAGARARGVRGSVIIWKSVMKSSMLTIITLLALSIGSLLGGTAIVENIFMWDGVGKLAVDSITMRDYPMIQAYVAWMAMIYVLVNLVTDIIYHFLDPRVRLGGDGA comes from the coding sequence ATGAGAAAATATGTGATAAGGCGGCTGCTGCAGCTTATCCCGATATTAATAGGAATTACCTTCCTGTCTTTTGGGATGATGCGGCTGGCGGGAGGCGATGCCGTTACTTATATGTACGAGAATGCGGGAACGGCAGTTTCGCAGGAGATTATTGATGCGGCGAGAGCGGAGTATGGTCTGGACAAACCTTTTCTGGTGCAGTATGCCGCCTGGCTTGGCGGAATGCTGACAGGAGATATGGGGGAGAGCTATGTGTCACATAAGGATGTGTTTGACACGTTTGTGTCGAAGCTGCCTGCGACCATGCTGCTGACGCTGTCTTCCATTATCCTGACGGTGCTGATTGCGGTTCCGCTTGGAATTTTGTCGGCGGTGAAGCATAACCGGTGGGTGGACTACGTAATCCGTTTCTTAAGCTTTATCGGCAACTCAATGCCGAACTTTTTTGCGGCGCTTGTACTGATGTATTTTCTTTCCATCCGGCTGCAGATTTTTCCGGTCATTACGACGGATAATCTGGCGCTCAGTCTTGTGCTGCCGACGCTGACGCTGGCGCTGTCTATGGCGTCCAAATATACGCGGCAGGTGAGGGCGACCGTTCTGGAGGAGCTGAACAAAGATTACGTGGCGGGAGCCAGGGCAAGAGGCGTGAGAGGCTCTGTGATTATCTGGAAAAGCGTCATGAAATCATCCATGCTGACAATCATTACGCTGCTGGCGCTGTCTATCGGAAGCCTGCTGGGCGGCACGGCGATTGTTGAGAATATTTTTATGTGGGACGGCGTGGGAAAGCTGGCGGTAGATTCCATCACGATGCGCGATTATCCGATGATTCAGGCGTACGTGGCATGGATGGCGATGATTTACGTTCTGGTAAATCTTGTGACCGATATTATTTATCATTTTCTGGACCCGCGTGTACGGCTGGGAGGTGACGGAGCGTGA
- a CDS encoding ABC transporter substrate-binding protein: protein MKKKLLTALLLGAAVSAMASSAAMAEGKTFVYGTTGYGVEMGDEGLNPHSNYSGWSALRYGVGETLFKYNDNMEIEPWLATDYEFLDDLTVKITLRDGVTFSSGRVMDGEAVKECLDHLLAVHDRAPSDMKIESIEADGMTITIHTTEPCPALINYLGDPYGAIIDMEYGTDGVEGDTTGTANVAGTGPYIATNVTETQIDLVKNENYWGGEVNVDNVVVKTFSDASSLQAALQTGDIQGTYGLSYDSYALFENNPDYTINSVATSRCFFGQFNYDSEIVQDEAVRKAITMGIDKEGFCSVLMEGRGIPAKSAFPSSFSYGNEAVEAPDYDPEGAMALLEEAGWTDTDGDGYRDKDGQKLTIRWLTYPGRLEQPKLAEYAQATLKEIGIEVDVNCTSDHLSIADSGEYDVYVSSLTTAPTGDPEYFFTTCALESSAKNRSNHSIAEVESLYEELHQEFDTEKRGELAVQMQQAMLDESAIFFVSHLNMGIVTKSNVTGMYAHPCDYYEITAELNVE from the coding sequence ATGAAGAAGAAATTACTTACAGCGCTCCTTCTGGGCGCGGCGGTCTCGGCGATGGCATCGTCGGCTGCAATGGCGGAAGGAAAGACATTTGTTTACGGCACGACCGGTTACGGTGTGGAGATGGGCGATGAAGGGCTGAATCCTCACAGCAATTATTCGGGCTGGAGCGCGCTGCGCTACGGCGTGGGCGAGACGCTGTTTAAATATAATGACAACATGGAAATTGAGCCGTGGCTGGCTACGGATTATGAATTTCTTGATGATTTGACGGTAAAGATCACGCTGCGGGATGGCGTGACATTTTCAAGCGGTCGCGTCATGGACGGGGAGGCGGTAAAGGAATGTCTGGACCATCTTCTTGCGGTGCATGACCGTGCGCCCAGCGATATGAAGATCGAGAGCATTGAAGCGGACGGCATGACGATTACGATTCATACGACAGAGCCGTGTCCGGCGCTCATCAACTATCTCGGAGACCCGTACGGCGCAATTATTGATATGGAGTACGGCACGGACGGCGTGGAGGGTGATACGACAGGTACGGCAAACGTTGCCGGAACAGGTCCGTATATTGCGACGAATGTCACAGAGACGCAGATTGACCTGGTGAAAAATGAGAATTACTGGGGCGGCGAAGTGAACGTGGATAACGTGGTGGTTAAGACCTTCAGCGACGCCAGCTCTCTGCAGGCAGCGCTCCAGACGGGAGATATCCAGGGAACCTACGGTCTGTCCTACGATAGTTATGCACTGTTTGAAAACAATCCCGATTATACGATAAATTCTGTTGCTACAAGCCGCTGCTTTTTCGGGCAGTTCAATTACGATTCGGAAATTGTCCAGGATGAAGCGGTGCGTAAAGCAATTACAATGGGAATTGATAAGGAAGGCTTCTGCAGCGTGCTGATGGAAGGACGCGGTATCCCGGCGAAGTCTGCATTTCCAAGCAGCTTCAGCTACGGAAATGAAGCGGTAGAGGCTCCGGATTATGACCCGGAGGGCGCGATGGCTCTGCTGGAGGAGGCAGGCTGGACAGACACGGACGGAGACGGCTACCGTGATAAGGATGGACAGAAGCTGACTATCCGCTGGCTGACCTATCCGGGACGTCTTGAACAGCCCAAGCTGGCAGAATACGCGCAGGCAACCCTGAAGGAAATCGGAATTGAGGTAGACGTAAACTGTACGTCCGACCATCTGAGCATTGCGGACAGCGGGGAATATGATGTATATGTAAGCTCGCTGACGACGGCGCCGACGGGCGACCCGGAATATTTCTTTACCACCTGTGCACTGGAAAGCTCAGCAAAGAACCGCTCTAATCATAGTATCGCTGAGGTGGAGAGCCTGTATGAAGAGCTGCATCAGGAGTTTGATACAGAAAAGCGCGGAGAGCTTGCGGTTCAGATGCAGCAGGCTATGCTGGATGAGAGCGCGATTTTCTTTGTATCGCATCTGAACATGGGAATTGTTACAAAATCAAATGTTACAGGTATGTATGCGCATCCGTGTGATTATTATGAAATCACGGCGGAGCTGAATGTGGAGTAA
- a CDS encoding MFS transporter → MNKNKLTKLEKYWILYDIGNSAFVMLVATILPIYFNSLAQNAGISEVDYLAYWGYAASVATVVVAVLGPVLGTVADTRNYKKPLFTVCMMLGVIGCAALSLPTSWILFLAVFVIAKVGFNASLIFYDSMLVDVTTPEKMDDVSSQGYAWGYIGSCIPFVLSLVLVLMNETIGISMQTAMTLAFLLNAVWWLLMTLPLLRNYKQTHYSPAPEHPVRDSFRRLGSTLSDIKGQKHIFMYLLAFFFFIDGVYTIIDMATAYGSALGLDTQGLLLALLLTQIVAFPCALLFGSLSKRYATDLLIKVCIIAYTGIALFAIQLDKQWEFWLLAVLVGMFQGAIQALARSYFAKIIPPEKSGEYFGIYDICGKGASFLGTTLVGIVAQITGNASAGVGMLAILFVIGFILFCKSAKMNRTAK, encoded by the coding sequence ATGAACAAAAACAAGCTTACGAAACTGGAAAAGTACTGGATTCTCTACGACATCGGAAATTCTGCCTTTGTCATGCTGGTGGCGACGATTCTTCCGATTTATTTTAACTCGCTGGCGCAGAATGCCGGTATTTCTGAGGTGGATTATCTCGCTTACTGGGGATACGCCGCTTCTGTTGCGACGGTTGTGGTAGCCGTGCTCGGTCCGGTGCTCGGCACTGTCGCCGACACACGCAACTACAAAAAACCGCTCTTTACCGTCTGTATGATGCTCGGCGTCATCGGCTGCGCCGCGCTCTCACTGCCGACCTCCTGGATTTTGTTCCTGGCGGTTTTTGTCATCGCAAAGGTCGGCTTTAATGCCAGTCTGATATTTTACGATTCCATGCTGGTGGATGTCACCACGCCGGAGAAAATGGACGATGTTTCTTCGCAGGGCTATGCCTGGGGATATATCGGAAGCTGCATTCCCTTTGTGCTTTCTCTCGTCCTGGTGCTGATGAATGAGACGATCGGCATTTCCATGCAGACCGCCATGACGCTGGCGTTTCTTCTGAATGCCGTCTGGTGGCTTCTGATGACGCTCCCGCTTCTGCGCAACTATAAGCAGACGCACTACTCGCCGGCGCCGGAGCATCCGGTGCGCGACAGCTTCCGCCGCCTTGGCAGCACCCTGTCTGATATTAAAGGGCAGAAGCATATTTTCATGTACCTGCTGGCATTTTTCTTTTTTATCGACGGGGTCTATACGATTATCGACATGGCGACCGCCTACGGCAGCGCGCTGGGTCTGGATACGCAGGGGCTTCTGCTTGCGCTGCTTCTGACACAGATTGTCGCTTTCCCATGCGCGCTCCTCTTCGGCTCGCTGTCCAAGCGCTATGCGACGGATTTGCTGATTAAGGTCTGTATTATCGCCTATACGGGTATCGCGCTGTTCGCCATCCAGCTTGATAAGCAATGGGAATTCTGGCTGCTCGCTGTTCTGGTCGGCATGTTCCAGGGCGCGATCCAGGCGCTCGCCCGCTCCTATTTTGCCAAAATCATTCCGCCCGAAAAATCCGGCGAATACTTCGGCATCTACGATATCTGCGGAAAAGGCGCCTCCTTCCTCGGAACCACGCTGGTCGGCATCGTCGCGCAGATTACCGGTAACGCCAGCGCAGGCGTCGGTATGCTGGCGATACTATTTGTCATCGGATTTATACTTTTCTGTAAATCTGCGAAGATGAACCGGACAGCCAAATGA
- a CDS encoding class I SAM-dependent methyltransferase — MQKEDVIAFFDRCAPGWDAGTVANDEIIGKILDNTGIAAGMEVLDVACGTGVLFPYYIERGVSSVTGIDISPEMAKIAAQKCRDVPEIRVICGDVEEQKFDRRFDAIVVYNAFPHFPDARRLIRTLALLLKDGGRMTIAHGASREQIDRHHEGAASKVSNGLMPAECLKELFEPYFTVDTVISDCRMYQVSGVKNRKDRRE; from the coding sequence ATGCAGAAAGAAGATGTCATTGCTTTTTTTGACCGCTGTGCCCCGGGGTGGGACGCCGGAACGGTGGCAAATGATGAAATAATCGGGAAAATCCTGGATAATACGGGAATTGCGGCGGGCATGGAAGTGCTGGACGTCGCCTGCGGCACCGGGGTGCTGTTTCCCTACTATATTGAGAGGGGCGTTTCCTCTGTGACCGGTATTGATATTTCGCCGGAGATGGCAAAGATTGCGGCGCAAAAGTGCAGAGATGTTCCGGAAATCCGGGTAATCTGCGGAGATGTCGAGGAGCAGAAATTTGACAGAAGGTTTGATGCAATCGTGGTTTATAATGCGTTTCCGCATTTTCCGGACGCACGGCGTCTGATCAGGACGCTGGCATTGCTGCTGAAGGACGGGGGAAGAATGACCATTGCTCACGGAGCCAGCCGGGAACAGATTGACCGCCATCACGAGGGAGCAGCCAGTAAGGTTTCTAACGGGCTGATGCCAGCGGAGTGTCTGAAAGAGCTGTTTGAGCCGTATTTTACAGTGGATACTGTGATTTCAGACTGCCGGATGTATCAGGTGTCCGGTGTGAAAAACCGGAAAGACAGGCGGGAGTGA
- the nikC gene encoding nickel transporter permease, whose protein sequence is MEGMKQETGPCAGTDKPVTVRKQKLRKNHIKAKLIFFIALAAGLLLTAVFARQLCPYDPYAQDLLSAQQPPGWQHILGTDRYGRDMFSRVLMGSTTSIFATLVLVAVITVTGTAIGIICGWMGGKVDTVLMRISDLFLAFPSLVFALAVAGVLGGGVQNAIIALAAIGWPKFARLARGMTLAQKDAPYLMAARLSGSSTAKLLVKHILPNIAGPVLVTAVLDIGTMMMELAGLSFLGLGVKPPMAEWGSMISDGRGMLQTAPWMVLAPGGAIFVTVMIFNLLGDTIRDYMDPKQRRK, encoded by the coding sequence ATGGAAGGAATGAAGCAGGAAACGGGACCGTGTGCAGGCACGGACAAACCAGTCACAGTCCGGAAACAGAAGCTCCGGAAAAACCACATAAAGGCAAAACTGATTTTTTTCATCGCGCTGGCGGCCGGTCTGCTGCTGACAGCTGTTTTTGCACGGCAGCTCTGTCCGTACGACCCGTATGCACAGGATTTGCTGAGCGCGCAGCAGCCGCCGGGCTGGCAGCATATTCTGGGAACAGACCGTTATGGGCGGGATATGTTTTCCAGAGTTCTGATGGGAAGCACGACAAGTATTTTTGCCACTCTGGTTCTGGTGGCTGTCATTACTGTAACTGGGACGGCGATCGGTATCATCTGCGGCTGGATGGGCGGAAAGGTCGATACTGTTCTGATGCGTATTTCAGACCTGTTTCTGGCTTTTCCAAGTCTGGTATTTGCCCTGGCGGTAGCCGGAGTGCTGGGCGGAGGCGTGCAGAACGCGATTATCGCGCTTGCGGCAATCGGCTGGCCCAAATTTGCGCGTCTGGCACGTGGCATGACGCTTGCGCAGAAGGATGCGCCGTATCTGATGGCGGCGCGGCTGTCGGGAAGCAGTACGGCAAAGCTGCTGGTAAAGCATATTCTCCCGAATATTGCGGGACCGGTTCTGGTAACAGCGGTGCTCGATATCGGGACGATGATGATGGAGCTGGCTGGTCTGTCCTTTCTGGGGCTGGGAGTTAAGCCGCCGATGGCAGAGTGGGGCAGTATGATAAGCGACGGCAGGGGAATGCTGCAGACGGCGCCCTGGATGGTGCTGGCGCCTGGCGGAGCGATTTTTGTGACGGTTATGATTTTTAATCTGCTGGGTGATACAATCCGTGATTATATGGACCCGAAGCAGAGAAGAAAATAG
- a CDS encoding ABC transporter ATP-binding protein: MPDTILRAEHLKKVFTSGKKSFTAVEDVSFTLERGECLGIVGESGSGKSTIARMITRLIETTEGSVSLLGKDITNIKGKELRAVYREMQMVFQMPMESFDPRRTLGDGIGESLRNAGMSRRDTKIKTEELLEMCGLTPEFAARYPHEVSGGQCQRAAIARALAVNPSILICDEATSALDVTVQKQVLELLINLKEKKNLSFLLICHDLALVQAFCDKVLVLCRGKVVEQGTPDDIINHPKEEYTKILVDSVL, from the coding sequence ATGCCGGATACAATACTAAGAGCAGAACATTTGAAAAAAGTCTTTACCTCCGGGAAAAAATCCTTTACGGCGGTGGAGGACGTCAGCTTTACCCTGGAGCGCGGCGAATGTCTCGGCATTGTCGGGGAATCGGGTTCTGGAAAAAGCACGATTGCCAGGATGATTACGCGTCTTATCGAGACCACGGAGGGGAGCGTCTCACTGCTCGGCAAAGATATTACCAATATAAAAGGAAAAGAACTGCGAGCCGTATATCGTGAAATGCAGATGGTGTTTCAGATGCCGATGGAATCATTTGACCCGCGGCGCACGCTGGGAGACGGAATCGGCGAGAGTCTGCGAAACGCCGGTATGAGCCGCCGCGATACGAAAATAAAGACGGAAGAGCTTCTGGAAATGTGCGGGCTGACGCCGGAATTTGCAGCCAGGTATCCGCACGAGGTCAGCGGCGGACAGTGCCAGCGGGCAGCAATCGCACGGGCGCTGGCAGTAAACCCGTCCATATTGATCTGCGATGAGGCGACCAGTGCGCTTGACGTGACGGTGCAGAAGCAGGTGCTGGAACTGCTGATAAATTTGAAAGAAAAGAAAAATCTTTCTTTTCTCCTTATCTGCCATGACCTTGCGCTTGTGCAGGCATTCTGCGATAAGGTGCTGGTGCTTTGCAGGGGAAAGGTTGTAGAGCAGGGAACGCCGGACGATATCATCAACCATCCGAAGGAAGAATACACAAAAATACTGGTGGATTCCGTATTATAA